From Dongia rigui, a single genomic window includes:
- a CDS encoding transglycosylase domain-containing protein yields MTNADSRKTQENQGKPARRWRRRLALFTLKWGVVGAIWAGFVGLIFIAWCAYDLPDVSKLNEIKRRASVSLVASDGSLIASYGDLYGSAVALKDLPAYLPQAVIATEDRRFYSHFGLDVKGLLRAFYVNFTSGRLVQGGSSITQQLAKNIFLTPERSIHRKGQEVLLALWLEQNFTKDQILELYLNRVYFGAGTYGVDAASRKYFGHPATEASLFESAMLAGMLKAPSRYNPLNDKTLARDRATLVLQNMVATEFITADVADAAATMTAPSVSGEARGQIGQFYADWVLDQVSSFVGFSDQDLVVETTLDPHQQRIAEIDLAKTIAEMGPKQNASQAALVAMTPEGAVKAMVGGVSYRESQFNRATQALRQPGSAFKTFVFLAAFEAGFGPGSRFNDVPIRIGKWQPGNYNDKFYGEVNLREAFARSLNSVAVQLSEQIGRKNVIAAAQRLGITTPIGNDASIALGTSETTLLEMTTAYAVFANQGLGVWPYAINRISTRDGTVLYERGGSGPGRVASGNAVANMLDVMAAVVDWGTGKKAKLAGWPVYGKTGTSQNFRDAWFVGLTADLVTGVWVGNDNGAPMDKVTGGSLPVVIWHDFMSTALEGQTPRDVPRGGGALVASAGAPTDLVPEIAQPATPPKEEESGIGALLNTILGNDTDKAAGTKTAPAAPQKEKKPFYQQREDQGRD; encoded by the coding sequence ATGACCAACGCTGATTCGCGCAAAACGCAGGAAAACCAAGGTAAACCGGCCCGCCGATGGCGCCGCCGGTTGGCCCTGTTTACGCTGAAATGGGGCGTTGTCGGCGCCATCTGGGCGGGCTTCGTCGGCCTTATCTTCATCGCCTGGTGCGCCTACGACCTGCCCGATGTCTCCAAGCTCAACGAGATCAAGCGCCGCGCCTCGGTGAGCCTGGTGGCGAGCGACGGCAGCCTCATCGCTTCTTACGGCGATCTCTATGGCAGCGCCGTGGCCTTGAAGGACCTGCCGGCCTATCTGCCCCAGGCGGTCATCGCCACCGAGGACCGCCGCTTCTACAGCCATTTCGGCCTCGACGTGAAAGGGCTGTTGCGCGCCTTCTATGTCAACTTCACCAGCGGGCGGCTGGTGCAGGGCGGCAGCTCCATCACGCAGCAGCTGGCCAAGAACATCTTCTTGACGCCCGAGCGCTCGATCCACCGCAAGGGCCAGGAAGTGCTGCTGGCCTTGTGGCTGGAGCAGAACTTCACCAAGGACCAGATCCTCGAGCTCTATTTGAACCGCGTCTACTTCGGCGCCGGCACCTATGGCGTCGATGCCGCGTCACGGAAATATTTCGGCCATCCGGCGACCGAGGCGAGCCTCTTTGAATCGGCCATGCTGGCCGGCATGCTGAAGGCGCCCTCGCGCTACAACCCCTTGAACGACAAGACGCTGGCGCGCGACCGCGCGACACTCGTTCTCCAGAACATGGTGGCGACCGAGTTCATCACGGCTGATGTGGCCGATGCCGCCGCCACCATGACGGCACCCTCGGTGAGTGGCGAGGCGCGCGGCCAGATCGGCCAGTTCTATGCCGATTGGGTGCTCGACCAGGTCTCGTCCTTCGTCGGCTTCTCCGACCAGGACCTGGTCGTCGAGACGACGCTGGATCCGCACCAGCAGCGCATCGCCGAAATCGACCTTGCCAAGACCATCGCCGAGATGGGCCCGAAGCAGAACGCCAGCCAGGCGGCCCTCGTCGCCATGACGCCGGAAGGTGCCGTGAAGGCCATGGTGGGCGGCGTCTCCTACCGCGAGAGCCAGTTCAACCGGGCGACACAAGCCCTGCGCCAGCCGGGTTCCGCCTTCAAGACCTTCGTCTTTCTGGCGGCCTTCGAAGCAGGCTTTGGCCCGGGGAGCCGCTTCAACGACGTGCCGATCCGCATCGGCAAATGGCAGCCCGGCAATTACAACGACAAGTTCTATGGCGAGGTGAATTTACGCGAAGCCTTCGCGCGCTCGCTCAATTCCGTGGCGGTGCAGCTCTCCGAACAAATCGGGCGCAAGAACGTGATTGCGGCGGCACAGCGCTTAGGGATAACCACGCCGATCGGCAACGATGCCTCGATCGCCCTCGGCACCTCGGAAACCACGCTCCTTGAGATGACGACGGCCTATGCAGTCTTCGCCAATCAGGGGCTGGGTGTCTGGCCCTATGCCATCAACCGCATCTCGACCCGTGACGGCACCGTGCTCTATGAACGCGGTGGCTCGGGCCCGGGGCGTGTCGCCAGCGGCAATGCCGTGGCCAACATGCTCGACGTCATGGCGGCGGTGGTCGATTGGGGGACAGGCAAGAAGGCCAAACTTGCGGGCTGGCCGGTCTACGGCAAGACCGGCACCAGCCAGAACTTCCGCGATGCCTGGTTCGTCGGCTTGACGGCCGATCTCGTGACCGGCGTCTGGGTCGGCAACGACAATGGCGCCCCCATGGATAAGGTGACCGGCGGCTCGCTGCCCGTCGTCATCTGGCATGATTTCATGAGCACCGCCCTGGAAGGCCAGACGCCCCGCGACGTGCCGCGCGGCGGCGGCGCGTTGGTCGCCAGTGCCGGCGCACCCACCGACCTGGTGCCGGAGATTGCCCAACCGGCAACGCCGCCCAAGGAAGAAGAATCCGGCATCGGCGCGCTCCTCAACACCATCCTGGGCAACGACACCGACAAGGCCGCGGGGACAAAGACCGCACCGGCCGCGCCACAGAAAGAAAAGAAGCCCTTCTACCAGCAGCGCGAAGATCAGGGCCGCGACTGA
- a CDS encoding multidrug effflux MFS transporter: MTAPTPITRTTLFTLTALVALGPLSTDFYLPALPLIARYFGVDEAGAQATLSAYLIGFAAAILVYGPLSDRFGRRPVLAGGIVIFTLASLGCAVSQSIGALVACRFVQALGACAGPVISRAMVRDLVGAQGAARVFSYLSAAVALAPAIAPIVGGFLTDAFGWRATFVALTIYGAGGLVAVFWILRETNQTRDMTAANPLSWFRIYGSLVRHREYFGYVLAATFGYSGIFCFISGSSFVFINVLGVPPKYFGFCFGVFVIGYIIGATSGGKLSKRMAPPQLVGLGSLIALLSAIALVAVNLVATASVWTVLAPLLPYMIGVGMTMPAAQAGAIGPFPRSAGAASALLGFVQMGVAAGVGAILGVIGSPSPLPMTLMIAAMAVAQMACHCWVIRPALKS, from the coding sequence TTGACCGCACCCACCCCCATCACCCGCACGACGCTGTTCACCCTCACCGCCCTGGTGGCGCTGGGGCCGTTATCGACGGATTTCTATCTGCCGGCGCTGCCGCTCATCGCGCGGTATTTCGGCGTCGACGAGGCGGGCGCGCAGGCGACGCTATCGGCTTATCTCATCGGCTTTGCTGCGGCCATTCTGGTCTATGGACCGCTCTCCGATCGCTTCGGCCGGCGGCCCGTATTGGCCGGCGGCATTGTCATCTTCACGCTGGCAAGCCTTGGCTGTGCCGTGTCGCAGAGCATCGGGGCGCTGGTCGCCTGCCGCTTCGTCCAGGCGCTGGGCGCCTGTGCCGGGCCGGTCATTTCGCGCGCCATGGTGCGCGACCTGGTCGGCGCGCAAGGGGCGGCGCGGGTCTTTTCCTATTTGAGTGCCGCCGTGGCGCTGGCGCCGGCCATCGCCCCCATCGTCGGCGGTTTCCTTACCGATGCCTTCGGCTGGCGCGCAACCTTCGTGGCGCTGACCATTTACGGCGCCGGGGGCCTCGTCGCGGTCTTCTGGATTTTGCGCGAGACCAACCAGACGCGGGACATGACGGCGGCCAACCCGCTGTCCTGGTTCCGCATCTATGGATCGCTCGTCCGGCACCGGGAATATTTCGGCTATGTGCTGGCGGCGACCTTCGGTTATAGCGGCATCTTCTGCTTCATCTCCGGCTCCAGCTTCGTCTTCATCAATGTGCTGGGGGTGCCGCCGAAATATTTCGGCTTCTGCTTCGGCGTCTTCGTCATCGGCTATATCATCGGGGCGACCAGCGGCGGCAAATTGTCGAAGCGCATGGCGCCGCCCCAATTGGTGGGCCTGGGGTCGTTGATCGCGTTGCTCAGCGCTATCGCCCTGGTCGCGGTCAATCTCGTCGCCACCGCCTCGGTCTGGACGGTGCTGGCGCCATTGCTCCCCTACATGATCGGGGTCGGCATGACGATGCCGGCGGCGCAAGCCGGTGCCATCGGCCCCTTCCCGCGCTCGGCGGGGGCAGCTTCGGCGCTACTCGGCTTTGTGCAGATGGGCGTTGCGGCCGGTGTGGGTGCCATTCTCGGCGTCATCGGTTCGCCTTCGCCGCTGCCGATGACCCTGATGATCGCAGCGATGGCGGTGGCGCAGATGGCCTGCCATTGCTGGGTCATCCGCCCAGCCTTGAAAAGCTAA
- a CDS encoding M16 family metallopeptidase translates to MMHFLRTALAVAVLSLLPRLAAATEIQKIVSPAGIEVWLVEDHTVPVISLSFGWDGGTAMDPKGKEGVAMLASGLMDEGAGDIDSATFQRKIADLGLDYGFDASADSFSGSLRTLTANKDAAVDLLALALTKPRFDAEPVERMRRQFLIAIDGEQRDPNAAAYRALEKKLLGDHPYARSNYGTKESMSALTPDDLRQFMKDRLTRDHLFVAAAGDINAEDLGKLVDRAFAGLPEKGVADNVPEAKVADAGSLSVLTRNVPQATVIFAQPGIKRADKDFFAVYLMNYVLGGGGFSSRLMTEIREKRGLSYGVNTDLVTLDHVGFLSGRYETPNAKVKETLDLLRAEWQRMAEKGPTQAELDDARTYLLGYYPRNLTTTSKAAETLLGIQMEGLGIDYIERRRTEIEAVTLDDVKRMAKTLLNDKALTVVVAGKPEGLEGAVPVQ, encoded by the coding sequence ATGATGCATTTTCTCCGGACGGCGTTGGCCGTCGCCGTTCTCAGCCTGCTGCCGCGTCTGGCGGCTGCCACCGAGATCCAGAAAATCGTCTCGCCGGCCGGTATCGAGGTCTGGCTGGTCGAGGATCATACCGTGCCGGTCATCTCACTCTCCTTCGGCTGGGATGGCGGCACTGCCATGGACCCCAAGGGCAAGGAAGGTGTCGCCATGCTGGCCTCCGGCCTCATGGACGAAGGCGCCGGCGACATCGATTCGGCGACCTTCCAGCGCAAGATTGCCGATCTCGGCCTCGATTACGGCTTCGATGCCAGTGCCGACAGTTTCAGCGGCTCCTTGCGCACGCTGACGGCCAACAAGGACGCCGCGGTCGATCTCCTCGCTCTGGCGCTGACCAAGCCGCGCTTCGACGCCGAGCCGGTCGAGCGCATGCGCCGGCAGTTCCTCATCGCCATCGACGGCGAGCAGCGCGACCCCAATGCCGCCGCCTACCGGGCCCTGGAGAAGAAGCTGCTGGGCGATCACCCTTATGCCCGCTCGAATTACGGCACCAAGGAAAGCATGTCGGCACTGACCCCCGACGACCTCAGGCAGTTCATGAAGGACCGCCTGACGCGCGACCATCTTTTCGTGGCAGCCGCCGGTGACATCAATGCCGAAGATCTGGGGAAATTGGTCGACCGCGCCTTTGCCGGCCTGCCCGAGAAGGGCGTTGCCGACAATGTGCCGGAAGCCAAAGTCGCGGATGCGGGATCGCTCTCCGTGCTGACGCGCAACGTGCCGCAGGCGACGGTGATCTTCGCCCAGCCCGGCATCAAGCGCGCCGACAAGGATTTCTTTGCCGTCTATCTGATGAATTATGTGCTGGGCGGCGGCGGATTCTCGTCGCGCCTGATGACCGAGATCCGCGAGAAGCGCGGTCTTTCCTACGGCGTCAACACCGATCTGGTGACGCTGGATCATGTGGGATTCTTAAGCGGGCGCTATGAGACGCCCAATGCCAAGGTGAAGGAGACGCTGGACCTGTTGCGGGCCGAATGGCAGCGGATGGCGGAAAAGGGGCCGACCCAGGCGGAGCTCGACGACGCAAGGACCTATCTGCTGGGCTATTACCCGCGCAACCTCACCACCACATCGAAGGCCGCTGAAACGCTGCTGGGCATCCAGATGGAGGGCCTGGGCATCGATTACATCGAGCGCCGGCGCACCGAAATCGAAGCCGTGACGCTTGATGACGTGAAGCGCATGGCAAAGACCCTGCTCAATGACAAGGCGCTCACCGTCGTGGTCGCTGGCAAGCCGGAAGGGCTTGAAGGCGCTGTGCCGGTGCAGTGA
- a CDS encoding M16 family metallopeptidase → MPNWKKVLLGPAAICAGLSFSPLFIATAQADLFEAETFTLKNGMEVVVLPKHLAPVVFQVVVYKVGAADGLKGKNGVAHFLEHLMFKATKKLKAGQFSQDVDRVGGTDNAFTNQDMTAYHQEFAAEHLPQFMAAEADRMVNLQLDDKVVLPERDVILNERGQTVESDPGSRLSEAMNAAIFQNHPYGLPIIGWRHEMETYTTKDAVDFYKRWYAPNNAILIVAGDVTPAEVKKLAEKNFGKLAARQIPARDRLMEPPAEAARRLSLSSPEVEHPSVWRRYMTESYRTAGLTKGDNTAYALSVLSEVMGGGAVGRLYRALVIDQHVALGAGASFSGDARDYGSFTFYASPRDPADLGKAEAAIDAEIAKLLKDGITADELAAAKNRLLLEAAKARDSLNGPALLVAESLAGGESMADIQAWPDRINAVTVEDVMTAAKTVLTPENSVTSTLLPEASGDDAAPADGAPASETPPSDTAQ, encoded by the coding sequence ATGCCGAATTGGAAGAAAGTTCTGCTGGGGCCGGCTGCGATATGCGCCGGCCTTAGTTTTTCGCCCCTGTTCATCGCCACTGCGCAGGCCGATCTGTTCGAGGCTGAGACCTTTACGCTGAAGAACGGGATGGAGGTTGTGGTGCTGCCCAAGCACCTCGCCCCCGTGGTGTTCCAGGTCGTGGTCTATAAGGTCGGTGCCGCCGACGGGCTGAAGGGCAAGAACGGTGTCGCCCATTTCCTTGAACACCTGATGTTCAAGGCGACCAAGAAATTGAAGGCCGGGCAGTTCAGCCAGGATGTGGACCGCGTGGGCGGCACAGACAATGCCTTCACCAACCAGGACATGACGGCCTATCACCAGGAATTCGCCGCCGAGCACCTGCCGCAATTCATGGCGGCCGAGGCCGACCGCATGGTCAATCTGCAGCTCGACGACAAGGTGGTGCTGCCCGAGCGCGACGTCATCCTCAACGAACGCGGGCAGACGGTCGAGAGCGATCCGGGCAGCCGGCTTTCGGAAGCCATGAACGCCGCCATCTTCCAGAACCACCCCTATGGCCTGCCGATCATCGGCTGGCGCCATGAGATGGAGACCTATACCACCAAGGACGCGGTCGACTTCTATAAGCGCTGGTATGCGCCCAACAACGCGATCCTGATCGTGGCCGGTGATGTGACGCCAGCCGAGGTGAAGAAGCTCGCCGAGAAGAATTTCGGGAAGCTCGCCGCGCGTCAGATCCCGGCGCGCGATCGGTTGATGGAGCCGCCGGCGGAAGCGGCGCGGCGCCTGTCGCTCAGCAGTCCCGAGGTCGAGCATCCCAGTGTCTGGCGGCGCTACATGACCGAGAGCTATCGCACGGCCGGCCTCACCAAGGGCGACAATACCGCCTATGCGCTGAGCGTGCTGTCGGAAGTGATGGGCGGCGGTGCCGTCGGGCGGCTCTATCGCGCGCTGGTCATCGATCAACATGTGGCATTGGGCGCCGGGGCGAGCTTCAGCGGCGATGCCCGCGACTATGGCAGCTTCACCTTCTATGCGTCCCCCCGCGACCCGGCCGATCTTGGCAAGGCGGAGGCCGCGATCGATGCGGAAATCGCCAAGCTGCTGAAAGACGGCATCACGGCTGATGAGCTGGCGGCGGCCAAGAACCGCTTGCTGCTGGAAGCGGCCAAGGCGCGCGACAGCCTCAACGGCCCGGCCTTGCTGGTGGCGGAATCGCTGGCCGGCGGCGAAAGCATGGCCGACATCCAGGCCTGGCCGGACCGTATCAACGCCGTCACGGTCGAGGATGTCATGACGGCAGCCAAGACGGTGCTGACGCCCGAGAACAGCGTCACGTCCACCTTGCTGCCGGAGGCGTCCGGTGACGACGCCGCCCCTGCCGACGGCGCTCCTGCCAGTGAAACGCCCCCTTCGGATACCGCGCAATGA
- a CDS encoding DUF3035 domain-containing protein, whose product MRAKHILTALGLLALPALAGGCSNSTKEALGLTKRSPDEFQVVSNAPLSMPPDYNLRPPAPGSPRPQEGTARDQAQQVVFGYPGAGGTPSKLPEIGVGEASSAQSAGEASLLQSAGITGVDPNIRQVVDAETNEDEADSKQLIDSIVFWRKPEPYGTVVNPDEEQKRLQENAALGNAPTTGDVPIIERKKKGLLEGLF is encoded by the coding sequence ATGCGCGCGAAACACATCCTCACCGCCCTTGGCCTGCTGGCATTGCCGGCGCTGGCCGGCGGCTGTTCCAACAGCACCAAGGAAGCGCTGGGCCTGACCAAGCGCTCGCCGGACGAGTTCCAGGTCGTCTCCAACGCACCCTTGTCCATGCCGCCGGATTACAACCTGCGCCCACCCGCACCGGGTTCGCCCCGGCCGCAGGAAGGCACCGCGCGCGACCAGGCGCAGCAGGTGGTCTTTGGCTATCCGGGCGCCGGTGGCACGCCGTCGAAGCTGCCGGAAATCGGCGTCGGCGAGGCGTCCTCGGCCCAGTCGGCCGGCGAGGCCTCGTTGCTGCAATCGGCCGGGATCACGGGTGTCGATCCGAATATCCGCCAGGTCGTCGATGCCGAGACCAATGAGGACGAAGCGGATTCGAAACAGCTGATCGACAGCATCGTCTTCTGGCGCAAGCCGGAACCCTATGGCACCGTCGTCAATCCGGACGAGGAGCAGAAGCGCCTGCAGGAAAATGCCGCACTCGGCAACGCGCCCACCACCGGCGACGTACCCATCATTGAGCGCAAAAAGAAGGGCCTCCTCGAAGGTCTGTTCTAG
- the lspA gene encoding signal peptidase II — protein MRIASAALFRHAIILAGLIIVADQFTKWLVMVEIMNPPRVIPVIPLGQTGINLVMAWNTGVSFSMLRDTGPWLLSGLAIVVSIGLVIWLMRLNARLPGYAVGLIIGGALGNVIDRLRFGAVFDFIDFFVGDWHWPAFNLADSAITVGVVLLLFDALFQSSDKGKNSAGSEAP, from the coding sequence ATGCGCATCGCGTCCGCAGCCCTCTTTCGCCACGCCATCATCCTGGCCGGGCTCATCATCGTCGCCGACCAGTTCACCAAATGGCTGGTCATGGTCGAAATCATGAACCCGCCGCGGGTCATTCCGGTGATTCCGCTGGGCCAAACGGGCATCAATCTGGTGATGGCCTGGAATACCGGCGTCTCGTTCAGCATGCTGCGCGATACCGGGCCGTGGCTGCTCTCGGGCCTCGCAATTGTGGTGAGCATCGGCCTGGTCATCTGGCTGATGCGGCTTAACGCACGCCTGCCCGGCTATGCGGTCGGCCTCATCATCGGCGGGGCGCTGGGGAATGTGATCGACCGCCTGCGATTCGGGGCGGTGTTCGATTTCATCGATTTCTTTGTGGGCGACTGGCATTGGCCGGCCTTCAACCTCGCTGATTCCGCCATTACGGTGGGTGTCGTTCTCCTCTTGTTCGACGCCTTGTTTCAATCGTCGGATAAGGGTAAAAATAGCGCCGGATCGGAGGCTCCCTAG